Proteins from a single region of Diaphorobacter limosus:
- the gloB gene encoding hydroxyacylglutathione hydrolase, with product MNLLPLPAFTDNYIWMLHDSREAVVVDPGDAAPVLQALHDKGLSLRGILVTHHHGDHVGGVNTLRAATGAAVYGPAGETMPQPLTRLRQGENITVLGLRFVVLDVPGHTAGHIAYYCAEMDGAPLLFCGDTLFSGGCGRLFEGTPGQMQSSLDQLAALPDATRVCCAHEYTLSNLKFALAVEPGNQALLDYLGHCNALRQNGQPTLPSRIAIERAINPFLRTREATVAQAARSFDPQLDPHQPAAVLAALRQWKNEFR from the coding sequence ATGAACTTGCTGCCGCTGCCCGCCTTTACCGACAACTACATCTGGATGCTGCATGACAGCCGCGAAGCGGTCGTCGTGGATCCAGGCGACGCCGCGCCGGTATTGCAGGCGCTGCACGACAAGGGATTGTCGCTGCGGGGAATTTTAGTCACGCACCATCACGGCGACCATGTCGGCGGTGTGAACACCCTGCGCGCGGCCACCGGTGCTGCCGTCTACGGCCCCGCCGGCGAGACCATGCCCCAGCCCCTCACACGCCTGCGCCAGGGTGAGAACATCACCGTTCTGGGCCTGCGCTTTGTGGTGCTGGACGTACCAGGTCACACCGCGGGGCATATTGCCTACTACTGCGCCGAGATGGACGGCGCGCCACTGCTGTTTTGCGGCGATACGCTGTTCTCGGGCGGCTGTGGCCGGTTGTTCGAAGGCACGCCCGGGCAGATGCAGTCCTCGCTCGACCAACTCGCTGCATTGCCAGACGCCACGCGCGTCTGCTGCGCCCACGAGTACACCCTGTCCAACCTGAAGTTCGCATTGGCCGTGGAGCCTGGCAACCAGGCGCTTCTCGACTACCTCGGCCACTGCAACGCGCTGCGCCAGAACGGGCAGCCGACGCTACCCTCGCGCATCGCCATCGAGCGTGCCATCAACCCGTTTCTGCGTACGCGCGAAGCCACCGTGGCCCAGGCGGCGCGCAGCTTCGACCCGCAGCTGGATCCGCACCAACCCGCGGCCGTACTGGCCGCACTGCGTCAATGGAAAAACGAATTCCGATGA
- a CDS encoding transglycosylase SLT domain-containing protein, translated as MKILHILGLASLLWLTGCATTNTPGDNTPVPLPAPSDTSTSQAPQYPAGPLRPITAGAAQGHVVAGISAPSDLWDRIRRGFAMPDLETDQVRDREQWYATRPDYMQRMTERSSKYLFHIVEELERRGMPTELALLPYIESAFNPQAISSAKAAGMWQFMPATGTYFDLKQNAFRDDRRDVLASTRAALDYLQKLHGMFGDWHLALAAYNWGEGSVARAIARNEKQGLGTGYTDLNMPAETRMYVPKLQAVKNIVAEPTRFSTDLPVIHNHPYFQSVEITRDIDVKLVASLAGIRLEDFRALNPSLHKPVILSAGMPQILLPWDNAQVFRKNLAAYNEGQYASWTVWTVPNTMSVTAAAQRVGMDVGDLRQMNGIPPRMMIKAGSALMVPRAAGKGADVSEHVADNGQIAFTPEIVTRRTAVRAGKRDTVASIAQRYKVKAADVADWNDLKLTGKFKAGEKVVMYLPVRLTAIAQARTGARPAAGKAPAHTTAKVSPKRKGGTPSKRKR; from the coding sequence ATGAAAATTCTGCACATCCTGGGGCTGGCTAGCCTGCTGTGGCTGACCGGTTGCGCCACCACCAACACCCCAGGCGACAACACCCCCGTCCCCCTCCCCGCCCCCAGCGACACCAGCACCAGCCAGGCACCGCAATACCCCGCTGGCCCGCTGCGCCCCATCACCGCCGGCGCGGCCCAGGGCCATGTCGTGGCCGGCATCAGCGCGCCCTCCGATTTGTGGGATCGCATACGCCGCGGCTTTGCCATGCCCGACCTGGAAACCGACCAGGTTCGTGACCGCGAGCAGTGGTATGCCACCCGGCCCGACTACATGCAGCGCATGACAGAGCGCTCCAGCAAATACCTGTTCCACATCGTCGAGGAGCTGGAGCGCCGTGGCATGCCCACCGAACTGGCCCTGCTGCCCTATATCGAGAGCGCCTTCAATCCCCAGGCCATCTCCAGCGCCAAGGCTGCCGGCATGTGGCAGTTCATGCCCGCCACCGGCACCTACTTCGACCTCAAGCAAAACGCATTTCGTGACGACCGGCGCGACGTGCTGGCCTCCACCCGTGCAGCGCTGGACTACCTGCAAAAGCTCCACGGCATGTTCGGTGACTGGCACCTTGCCCTGGCCGCCTACAACTGGGGCGAGGGCAGTGTCGCCCGGGCCATTGCCCGCAACGAGAAACAGGGCCTGGGCACCGGCTACACCGACCTGAACATGCCCGCAGAAACACGCATGTACGTGCCCAAGCTGCAGGCGGTGAAGAACATCGTGGCCGAGCCAACGCGGTTCAGCACCGATCTGCCCGTCATCCACAACCACCCTTATTTCCAGAGCGTGGAGATCACGCGCGACATCGACGTGAAGCTGGTAGCCAGCCTGGCCGGCATACGGCTGGAAGATTTCCGCGCGCTCAATCCGTCACTGCACAAGCCTGTCATCCTCTCTGCCGGCATGCCGCAGATCCTGCTGCCCTGGGACAACGCCCAGGTGTTCCGCAAGAACCTGGCCGCCTACAACGAAGGCCAGTACGCCAGCTGGACCGTGTGGACCGTGCCCAACACCATGAGCGTCACGGCTGCCGCCCAGCGCGTGGGCATGGACGTGGGCGACCTGCGCCAGATGAACGGCATACCGCCGCGCATGATGATCAAGGCCGGCTCGGCCCTGATGGTGCCGCGTGCCGCCGGCAAAGGTGCCGATGTCTCCGAGCATGTGGCCGACAACGGGCAGATCGCCTTCACCCCTGAAATCGTCACCCGCCGCACCGCCGTGCGCGCCGGCAAGCGCGACACGGTCGCCAGCATCGCCCAGCGCTACAAGGTCAAGGCCGCCGATGTCGCCGACTGGAACGATTTGAAGCTCACAGGCAAGTTCAAGGCTGGCGAAAAGGTGGTGATGTACCTGCCGGTACGCCTCACCGCCATAGCACAGGCACGCACTGGTGCCAGACCTGCCGCTGGCAAGGCCCCCGCTCACACCACCGCCAAGGTCAGCCCCAAGCGCAAAGGCGGCACACCATCGAAACGCAAACGCTGA
- a CDS encoding DUF2189 domain-containing protein: MTDSSTPAPAAAPPAPLVLKPLGFKDPFRWLAGGVRDLLAAPGIAAFYGACFWGMALVLGWVFRSQPEYTMSLASGCLLVGPFLAMGLYETSRRREAGLPPDLGVSITCWDRHVSSMSMLVLVLIVLELLWGRASLVVFAVFFNTGMPSTTGVMQAVFNPQNWQFVVVYLLVGGVFAALVFSSTVVSIPMILDRDTDALTAGIASIRVVLENPGVMLLWGALITLLVALALAPWGAGLLVVGPMLGHASWHAYRAAVAAPAAVEAAEPEA, encoded by the coding sequence ATGACCGACTCTTCCACGCCCGCGCCCGCTGCTGCGCCGCCGGCACCACTGGTGCTCAAGCCCCTGGGTTTCAAGGATCCGTTTCGCTGGCTTGCCGGCGGTGTGCGCGACCTGTTGGCCGCGCCCGGTATCGCCGCCTTCTACGGTGCGTGCTTTTGGGGCATGGCGTTGGTACTGGGCTGGGTGTTTCGCTCGCAGCCTGAGTACACCATGTCGCTGGCCAGCGGCTGCCTGCTGGTGGGGCCGTTTCTGGCCATGGGCCTGTATGAAACCAGCCGCAGGCGTGAAGCCGGCCTGCCGCCGGATCTGGGGGTGTCCATCACCTGCTGGGATCGGCATGTGTCCAGCATGAGCATGCTGGTGCTGGTGCTGATCGTGCTGGAGCTGCTGTGGGGGCGGGCATCACTGGTGGTGTTTGCCGTGTTCTTCAATACCGGCATGCCGTCCACCACGGGGGTGATGCAGGCGGTGTTCAACCCGCAGAACTGGCAGTTCGTCGTCGTCTACCTGTTGGTGGGCGGGGTGTTTGCGGCCCTGGTGTTCTCCAGCACGGTGGTGTCCATTCCCATGATTCTTGATCGCGACACGGATGCGCTCACGGCCGGCATCGCCAGCATCCGCGTGGTGCTGGAGAACCCGGGTGTGATGCTGCTGTGGGGGGCGCTGATCACGCTGCTGGTGGCGCTTGCCCTTGCGCCCTGGGGGGCTGGCTTGCTGGTGGTGGGGCCGATGCTGGGGCACGCCAGCTGGCATGCCTACCGTGCGGCGGTGGCAGCGCCGGCGGCCGTCGAAGCGGCAGAGCCGGAGGCTTGA
- a CDS encoding PLP-dependent transferase, producing the protein MTQAPAADLSTRLIHHDYTPPAGFEAPQPPVHKASTVIFPNVSALRAREWKDKSSYTYGLHGTPTTYQLEERLATLEGGLQCLLVPSGLAAIATVSLALLRQGDEVLIPDNAYGPNKALAEVELRHYGIAHRIYDPLDPADLAAKITDATKLVWLEAPGSVTLEFPDLPEQVRICRARGVTSVLDNTWGAGLAFAPFDLMGDGQLGADISVHALTKYPSGGGDVLMGSITTRDEALHLRIKLTHMRLGLGVGANDVEAVLRSLPSMALRYHAHDLAARELARWMGTQAPIAQVLHPALPGSPGHDHWQALCGGAQGGQGAAAGLFSVVIDARHSQEQVDAFCDGLRLFKIGYSWGGPMSLVVPYDLASMRARATPQLKPGTVVRFSIGLEAVQDLRQDLAQAMERAFA; encoded by the coding sequence ATGACTCAAGCACCCGCAGCCGACCTGTCCACCCGTCTCATCCACCACGACTACACGCCGCCCGCGGGCTTCGAGGCGCCGCAGCCGCCCGTGCACAAGGCGTCCACGGTGATATTTCCCAACGTGTCTGCGCTGCGCGCGCGCGAATGGAAGGATAAGAGCAGCTATACCTATGGCCTGCATGGCACCCCTACCACCTACCAGCTGGAGGAGCGCCTGGCCACCCTGGAGGGCGGCCTGCAATGCCTGCTGGTGCCCAGCGGTCTGGCGGCGATTGCCACCGTCTCGCTGGCCTTGCTGCGCCAGGGCGACGAGGTGCTGATCCCCGACAACGCCTATGGCCCGAACAAGGCCCTGGCCGAGGTCGAGCTGCGCCACTACGGCATTGCGCACCGCATCTATGACCCGCTCGATCCCGCCGACCTCGCCGCCAAGATCACCGACGCCACGAAACTCGTGTGGCTGGAGGCGCCCGGCTCGGTGACGCTGGAGTTTCCCGATCTGCCCGAACAGGTGCGCATCTGCCGCGCGCGCGGCGTCACCAGCGTTCTGGACAACACCTGGGGCGCGGGCCTGGCCTTCGCACCCTTTGATTTGATGGGTGACGGGCAGCTGGGCGCGGATATTTCCGTGCATGCCCTGACCAAATACCCCAGTGGCGGCGGCGATGTGCTCATGGGCAGCATCACCACGCGCGACGAGGCGCTGCATCTGCGCATCAAGCTCACGCATATGCGCCTGGGCCTGGGCGTGGGGGCCAATGATGTGGAGGCGGTGCTGCGCTCCCTGCCCAGCATGGCGCTGCGCTACCACGCGCACGACCTGGCGGCGCGCGAGCTGGCGCGGTGGATGGGCACCCAGGCGCCGATCGCCCAGGTGCTGCACCCGGCGCTGCCCGGCTCGCCCGGGCATGACCATTGGCAGGCGCTGTGCGGCGGTGCGCAGGGCGGCCAGGGCGCTGCCGCTGGGTTGTTCAGCGTGGTCATCGATGCCCGCCACAGCCAGGAGCAGGTGGACGCGTTCTGTGATGGGTTACGCCTGTTCAAGATCGGCTACAGCTGGGGCGGCCCGATGAGCCTGGTCGTGCCCTATGACCTCGCGAGCATGCGCGCGCGCGCCACGCCGCAGCTCAAACCCGGCACGGTGGTGCGCTTCTCCATTGGCCTGGAGGCGGTGCAGGATTTGCGTCAGGATCTGGCGCAGGCCATGGAGCGCGCGTTCGCCTGA
- a CDS encoding SulP family inorganic anion transporter yields MPTPVLHRWFPFLTWPRPSGELLQGEFWAGMTVGLMLVPQGVAYAALAGMPLVTGIYASLVPALVAVLWSSSTRLGVGPTALTSLLIGASLTGMAEPGSAHWVALAAWMALLSGLLQLTLGVVRFGWLLNLVTSPVLGGFTQAAALLILASQLPALLGLRTSWSALASSPSLQHFDFTALAFGLGSWAFLVLAKRWRSSFPAAIVLIALAALISWAIDYADTDGAVIGHLPSGLPSPYWPGWLSWHELGTLVMPVMVVTLVSFLETASSAKVEHQQGGTRWNENQDLIAHGLAKMSSGLCGSFATSASFSRSAVNLYAGAKTGWATLFALLLVLATLLWLTPALYHVPQSVLAAVVVTAVTNLIKPRTMFQLWRISRVETVIGLATFGLTLATAPRLYWGVLVGILMNLSHFLFQRLHPRIIEVGLHADGSLRDRNLWQLPPIAPRVLALRMDAELDFASANALERRVADELAQRPDLLHLCLFALPINRIDVTGVEAFMRLRALLQSQGGMLHVAGIKLPVQRRLESAGAMVPGPNFVTYRTDADAVAALKTTLSAP; encoded by the coding sequence ATGCCCACACCCGTCCTGCACCGCTGGTTCCCCTTTCTCACATGGCCACGCCCCTCGGGCGAGCTGCTGCAAGGGGAGTTCTGGGCCGGCATGACCGTGGGCCTGATGCTGGTGCCGCAGGGCGTGGCCTATGCGGCGCTGGCGGGCATGCCGCTGGTGACGGGCATTTACGCCTCTCTGGTGCCGGCCCTGGTGGCCGTGCTCTGGAGTTCGTCCACCCGCCTGGGCGTGGGCCCCACGGCGCTGACCAGCCTGCTGATAGGCGCGTCCCTTACTGGTATGGCCGAGCCCGGCAGCGCCCACTGGGTGGCGCTGGCGGCATGGATGGCCTTGCTGTCGGGGCTGCTGCAGCTGACGCTGGGCGTGGTGCGCTTTGGCTGGCTGCTGAATCTGGTCACATCGCCCGTATTGGGCGGTTTCACACAGGCCGCGGCGCTGCTGATCCTGGCATCGCAATTGCCAGCGCTGCTGGGCCTGCGCACCAGCTGGAGCGCACTGGCCAGCAGTCCATCGCTGCAGCATTTTGACTTCACGGCGTTGGCTTTTGGCCTGGGCAGTTGGGCCTTTTTGGTGCTGGCCAAGCGCTGGCGTTCCAGCTTTCCCGCCGCCATCGTGCTCATCGCGTTGGCGGCCCTGATCAGTTGGGCCATCGACTACGCAGATACCGACGGCGCGGTGATCGGCCACCTGCCTTCGGGCCTGCCCTCACCCTACTGGCCGGGCTGGCTGTCGTGGCACGAGCTGGGCACCCTGGTGATGCCGGTGATGGTGGTCACCCTGGTGAGCTTTCTGGAAACCGCATCCAGCGCCAAGGTGGAGCACCAGCAGGGCGGCACGCGCTGGAACGAGAACCAGGATCTGATCGCCCACGGCCTGGCCAAGATGAGCTCGGGCCTATGCGGTAGCTTTGCCACCAGCGCCTCGTTCTCGCGCTCGGCGGTCAACCTGTACGCCGGTGCCAAAACCGGCTGGGCGACATTGTTCGCGCTGCTGCTGGTGCTGGCCACCCTGCTGTGGCTCACGCCGGCGCTCTACCACGTGCCGCAATCGGTACTGGCCGCGGTGGTCGTGACCGCCGTCACCAATCTGATCAAGCCACGCACCATGTTCCAGCTGTGGCGCATTTCACGCGTCGAGACGGTCATTGGCCTGGCCACCTTTGGCCTGACGCTGGCCACCGCGCCGCGCCTGTACTGGGGGGTGCTGGTCGGCATCTTGATGAACCTGAGCCACTTTCTGTTCCAGCGCCTGCACCCACGCATCATTGAAGTCGGTCTGCACGCCGACGGCAGCCTGCGCGACCGCAACCTGTGGCAGCTTCCGCCCATTGCCCCCCGGGTGCTGGCGCTGCGCATGGACGCGGAGCTCGATTTCGCCTCCGCCAACGCGCTGGAGCGCCGCGTCGCCGACGAGCTGGCCCAGCGGCCGGACCTCCTGCACCTGTGCCTGTTCGCGCTGCCCATCAACCGCATCGACGTGACCGGCGTCGAAGCCTTCATGCGCCTGCGTGCCCTGCTGCAAAGCCAGGGCGGCATGCTACATGTGGCCGGCATCAAGCTGCCCGTACAGCGCCGCCTTGAAAGTGCCGGCGCAATGGTGCCGGGCCCCAACTTCGTCACCTATCGCACGGACGCAGACGCCGTTGCAGCGCTGAAAACCACACTCTCCGCACCATAA
- a CDS encoding GGDEF domain-containing protein, with protein MTDAQPSASIRLRDLQLATAHALVAQSLGSEQALREQVPLQYLQNLIDGLCELSLKDPLTGLPNRRHVGAVLEREIDRVARSGEGALLLMLDIDHFKRVNDSHGHLAGDIVLQSVARTLESCVRPMDTVARYGGEEFAIVLPACQFGFGRVVAERMRRAIEATPVRISPSLALNVTVSIGGAFALQWIRSTTNLWIDRADAELYKAKLAGRNRVSIEEQPDSSVSAEEKSLLFGPLYTPSGWGDLPPPVDAPTGSAH; from the coding sequence GTGACTGACGCACAGCCCTCCGCTTCCATCCGCCTGCGTGACCTGCAGCTGGCCACGGCCCATGCGCTGGTGGCCCAGTCGCTGGGCTCGGAGCAGGCCTTGCGCGAGCAGGTGCCGTTGCAGTATTTGCAGAACCTGATCGACGGCTTGTGCGAACTCTCGCTCAAGGATCCGCTCACGGGCCTGCCCAATCGCCGCCATGTGGGTGCCGTTCTGGAGCGCGAGATCGACCGCGTGGCACGCTCCGGCGAAGGCGCCCTGCTGCTGATGCTGGACATCGACCATTTCAAGCGCGTGAATGACAGCCACGGCCATCTGGCCGGGGACATCGTGCTGCAGTCGGTGGCACGCACGCTCGAGTCCTGCGTGCGCCCCATGGATACCGTGGCCCGCTACGGCGGCGAAGAGTTCGCCATCGTCCTGCCCGCATGCCAGTTTGGCTTTGGCCGCGTGGTCGCCGAGCGCATGCGCCGCGCCATCGAGGCCACGCCGGTGCGCATATCGCCCTCGCTGGCGCTGAACGTCACGGTCAGCATCGGCGGTGCCTTTGCATTGCAATGGATACGCAGCACCACCAACCTGTGGATAGACCGCGCCGATGCCGAGCTGTACAAAGCCAAGCTCGCCGGGCGCAACCGAGTCAGTATCGAAGAACAACCCGACAGCAGCGTCAGCGCCGAGGAGAAGAGTTTGCTGTTTGGCCCCCTGTACACCCCATCCGGATGGGGCGACCTGCCCCCACCCGTGGATGCACCCACTGGCAGCGCCCACTGA
- a CDS encoding MinD/ParA family protein, with amino-acid sequence MNDALSPSTNSTTGTPATEAAGKPTANPPVDARIIAITSGKGGVGKTFVSANLAAALTRRGHRVLVLDADLGLANLDVVLNLHPKVTLHDVFTGKARLDDAVIQATGGFSVVLAGSGMVEYSRLTPEVRNELFNIIQTLAPRYDVVLLDTGAGISDVVLFSVSLAQEVLIVATPEPTSLTDAYAAIKVLATQQKRQQVRLVVNQAARPGDGRAITGQLQQVLDRFVTTDTGRPMRLVHMGDIPADPSVREAVMRRQLLMQQMPGCPAALAVAQLANKIESTLLKPAGQ; translated from the coding sequence ATGAACGACGCGCTGTCCCCTTCGACGAACTCCACCACCGGTACGCCCGCAACCGAGGCCGCCGGCAAGCCCACTGCCAACCCACCGGTCGATGCCCGCATCATCGCCATCACCAGCGGCAAGGGCGGCGTGGGCAAGACCTTTGTCTCCGCCAACCTGGCGGCAGCCCTGACGCGCCGTGGGCACCGCGTGCTGGTGCTGGATGCCGATCTGGGCCTGGCCAATCTGGACGTGGTGCTGAACCTGCACCCCAAGGTCACGCTGCACGATGTGTTCACCGGCAAGGCCAGGCTGGATGACGCCGTCATCCAGGCAACCGGAGGGTTTTCGGTGGTGCTGGCCGGTTCCGGCATGGTGGAGTATTCGCGCCTCACACCCGAGGTGCGCAACGAACTCTTCAACATCATCCAGACGCTGGCGCCGCGCTATGACGTGGTGTTGCTCGATACCGGTGCCGGCATCTCCGACGTGGTGCTGTTTTCCGTGTCGCTGGCGCAGGAGGTGCTGATTGTGGCCACGCCCGAACCCACCTCGCTGACCGACGCCTATGCCGCCATCAAGGTGCTGGCCACCCAGCAAAAGCGCCAGCAGGTGCGCCTGGTGGTCAACCAGGCCGCGCGCCCGGGCGACGGCCGCGCCATCACCGGCCAGTTGCAGCAGGTGCTGGATCGCTTTGTGACCACGGATACCGGCCGTCCGATGCGCCTGGTGCACATGGGTGACATCCCGGCCGACCCCTCGGTACGCGAGGCCGTGATGCGGCGCCAGTTGCTGATGCAGCAAATGCCGGGCTGCCCCGCAGCCCTGGCCGTGGCCCAGCTGGCCAACAAGATCGAGTCCACTCTGCTCAAGCCGGCCGGTCAGTAG